Within Xanthomonas oryzae pv. oryzae, the genomic segment CGCTTGCCAGCGACAATGATCTGATCGACATGAGCAATCGCATGTCGCAGCAATGCCGTGCAGGTATCGCTGCGGAGGCGGTGCGAGTGAGTTGAACGGTTGCTTGCGTGATGACGTCTTTGCGCTGCGAACGATGGCCGCGCAGCAGCGATCAACCCGATTGCAACCGAACCATAGCCCTGCTGCTCTGCAATCGAGTTCGCGCGCAGTGTGCAGCTGGGCAGGGGCGCGTACTCTGCGCCGGCATGTAGGTCTGCTCCATGCCGCCTCGCGCAAGGGCCATGGTCGCCTGGCAACTGCGACGTCATCTTTACCTCGCGCAAGGCCGCAGTTGCGCATCAGCCATTGGACATTTCCGGCAGCGGCTCGGCGCATTGCCGGCAATAGCGTGCGTCGGCTGCGTGGCCTTGCAGCCCCCAGCGGACGCAGTTGCGGATCTCGCGTTTGCCGGTGTGGCCGCTTTCGCGCAATGCGCTGGCCAGTTCGGCGGTGTAGATGCCGGTGGGCACGGCGATGATGCTGTAGCCGATCAGGATCAAGGCCGAGGTCACGAAGCGGCCCAGCGTGGTCTGCGGCACCACATCGCCGAAGCCCACCGTGGCCATGGTGACGATGGCCCAATACATGCTGGTCGGGATGCTGGTGAAGCCGTGTTGCGGGCCTTCGATGATGGACATCGTGGCGCCGGCGATCACGGTGATGGTGAGTACGGTGAACAGGAATACCAGCACCTTGCGCCGGCTGCGCCAGAGCGCATCCAGCAGTTGCCCGCTCTCTTCGATGTA encodes:
- a CDS encoding ion transporter — encoded protein: MRPFSDPQLTPATEDGWRRQWFDIIYRHDTRPSRNFDLMLVVAILASVVVIMIDSVPHLHSHAADWLVPLEWAFTVTFTIEYALRLAVVRCPLHYALSVWGMIDLLSILPSCLSFFVPGAQTLLVVRVLRLLRLFRILKLTRYIEESGQLLDALWRSRRKVLVFLFTVLTITVIAGATMSIIEGPQHGFTSIPTSMYWAIVTMATVGFGDVVPQTTLGRFVTSALILIGYSIIAVPTGIYTAELASALRESGHTGKREIRNCVRWGLQGHAADARYCRQCAEPLPEMSNG